A window of Mus musculus strain C57BL/6J chromosome 3, GRCm38.p6 C57BL/6J genomic DNA:
GGGTGCCACGGCTCAGGGTGGGTCAAGTGGGGGGAGGCGCAGCCCTGGGGCGCCTAGGTAACCCTAGAGAACTTCCCGCGGGCCGGGGGCGTGGGGTATTTCCACCGGCGGCCCCCGCAGTGGGGCGATGTGGGGAGGGCACTTAGGGTGATCCCAGTCAcagaggtgggggttgggaggactCCTACTTCCTCTGCCCCCTCTCACCTCACCAGACGCCGGGAGtcccctgcttccctgtcctttgGGTTGATGATGAGTGGGTGTCTCTGCGTGTGCGCAGGGCTGTGGGGGCGCCCCTGGTCTAGGTCATGCCTTCTGCCCTTTTCCTTGGCTCGCCTTGGCTGAGGTGTCCCTGTAGTGGCGAAAGTCACAGTACGGTGGCTAGGTGGCTTTCGTCCATAATTCTCTGGGTTTGTGTTAACATAAATTGCTGGGAGTTTAGAAGCAAAGCTTTTTATTTGTCGGCTTTTACTGGGTTTTCTCCAGGGAGGGAAGTGGATGAATACTCTTTTTCGCCACTCTGCCTCCATTTGCATTCTTTGTGAGGTCTGTCTGCCTTGTGCTTTTTGTCCCGGATTAGTCTTGCTCATGGATGGAGATTTCCAGGCGTGGAGTCTTACAGCTTTTGGCTTCCATTAGGCAAATTCGCTAACCTTTTAaagggaaagtttttttttcttcttcattccaAAAAGATAGTATGTATGAATGTACTTGAAGTTTAGTTGCATATGGTAGGTATATTAACATGtatcttggggggtggggagaccagaaactacaggttttttttttttttttttctaacgaGAAaggattgttttttaaaatttaaatggcaTGCATAGTTGAGAAAGCCTCTGGTACTGAGGTTTGGTTATTCGTATTCTAAATTTGTGTACTCGTCCTTGTTTGGAGAGGCATTATTTAATGCTTCTGTTACCCACCGTCTGGACTGCTTCCTATTTAGATGAAGTTTCTTTTAGATAACTGGTGTTAGGTTGGAAGAAACCACCCAAGTGTTACCTTTGGTAAAATGAACTGAGTTGAAGATTAAGAAACTGGTTTTAAACAGACCCTTTGGCCTCTGGAGCTAATTCAAATGTAActccccacccctttctcttCCAGATCAATTAAAAGAAGAATGAGCTGTAATCCCTGAAGATAAAACTGGACAGCTTTTTCAtttagtatatgtatatttttaattataaaagttcAGGTGGAGTCTTCAGTTTATCAGTACTGAGCAGCAGATCACCATTTTCAGGGACGATACCTGCCTCTTCTTTTTTGGTGTTCTTGGCAAAAATTAAACCCATTGCGTCATTGTAACTCATGTTTGGGTGTAGTTTCAGGATACAGTCATGGTATAAACTTCCCACATGCtttgcttaaaaaacaaaaccaaccaaactcAACCATTACACCGAACTTTGGACTTCTTGAATTGagctttattttaatataaatacctGAAGTGATTTTCTCAGAAGTGTGCTTACGATTATATTCTTATTTGTTATTAGAAGCAAACAAAACTGAGAAGTTTTGTAGCATTTTCAATTATATCTTAAAGTACAGCTAAACCAAAACAGAGTTGTACAATCTATTGAGTAAGAAAATTCATCTTTGGAAAGTAAACATTTCTAAGTGAGTCATAAGTATTTGTATACAttccccttttctcttcagaTTAGGAACTGAGAACAACATGCCAGTTGCAGACTTAATCGTTTAAAGCACCAGTGTGGCCATGGAAAACCTCCAGTCTAAGTTCTCCTTAGTTCAGGGTTCAAATAAAAAGCTGAACGGCATGGAGGATGATGGCAGTCCTCCTGTGAAAAAAATGATGACCGACATTCATGCCAATGGGAAAACCCTGACCAAGGTGAAGAAGGAGCACTTAGATGACTATGGAGATGCATCCGTGGAGCCGGATGGCGAGCACGCCAAGCGAAACCGTGTTTCTCTACCTGAAACTTTAAATTTAAACCCCAGTCTGAAACACACGCTGGCACAATTCCACTTAAGCAGTCAGAGCTCTTTGGGTGGACCAGCAGCATTTTCTGCTCGATATTCCCAGGAGAGCATGTCACCGACTGTATTcctgcctcttccctctcctcaggTTCTTCCCGGCCCTCTTCTCATTCCTTCTGATAGCTCCACAGAGCTCACTCAGACTCTTTTGGAAGGGGAGTCTATTTCTTGTTTTCAAGTTGGAGGAGAAAAGAGACTCTGTTTGCCCCAAGTCTTAAACTCTGTCCTCCGAGAATTTTCACTCCAGCAGATAAACACAGTATGTGATGAGCTGTACATCTATTGTTCAAGGTGTACTTCAGACCAGCTTCATATCTTAAAGGTCTTAGGGATACTCCCATTTAATGCTCCATCCTGTGGGCTGATCACGTTGACCGATGCACAAAGACTCTGTAATGCTTTACTGCGGCCACGAACTTTTCCTCAAAATGGTAGCATACTTCCTGCTAAAAGCTCTCTGGCCCAGTTGAAGGAAACTGGCAGTGCCTTTGAAGTGGAACATGAATGCTTGGGCAAATGTCAGGGTCTCTTTGCGCCTCAGTTTTATGTTCAGCCCGACGCTCCCTGTATCCAGTGCCTGGAGTGCTGTGGAATGTTTGCTCCCCAGACGTTCGTCATGCATTCGCACAGATCCCCTGACAAGAGAACTTGCCATTGGGGCTTTGAGTCAGCCAAGTGGCACTGTTACCTTCATGTGAACCAAAAATACCTAGGGACACCcgaagaaaagaaactgaagataattttagaagaaatgaaggagaagTTTAGCAtgagaaatggaaagagaatCCAATCAAAGgcaagttccttttttttttaagtgttgatTTTGAATACTAATGGTATTCTAATTCTGTGTGTCTATAGCTTTGTATTGTGAAGCTAGTGCTTCGGCTTGTTCATGTAACAACAAAGACCCATCAGTGCCATGTTTGTGTTTAGCCATGTTTCCTGTAGTTTTTCATCTGAGAGAAAAGTAGgattattcccattttacagataagagaATGAGCCTCCAGTCAAAAATGATACTTCTAAAACTGCAGGCATTGGGAATTCTTTTGGCCAATCTCTTTCACACATCCTGCTTCTTGACTCAGTCTGTTGCCTGGGACTCAAGATGGTTCACACTTTGGTGTGGCGTTATCTCCATTTGCAATCTCCATTTGCAAACCTGTCTGGTGACAGGCTCAAAATTGCTTTTTGAAGAAATACCACTGGTTTTTGATGTTTTTGTGCTTGGATTGAGGATTAATCAGTGTTCATATCCAATTAAGACATTTGTCTGAGTAATTTGGTATTAGTAACCAAGATCTTGTTTATAATATAAAAG
This region includes:
- the Skil gene encoding ski-like protein isoform a (isoform a is encoded by transcript variant 1), whose translation is MENLQSKFSLVQGSNKKLNGMEDDGSPPVKKMMTDIHANGKTLTKVKKEHLDDYGDASVEPDGEHAKRNRVSLPETLNLNPSLKHTLAQFHLSSQSSLGGPAAFSARYSQESMSPTVFLPLPSPQVLPGPLLIPSDSSTELTQTLLEGESISCFQVGGEKRLCLPQVLNSVLREFSLQQINTVCDELYIYCSRCTSDQLHILKVLGILPFNAPSCGLITLTDAQRLCNALLRPRTFPQNGSILPAKSSLAQLKETGSAFEVEHECLGKCQGLFAPQFYVQPDAPCIQCLECCGMFAPQTFVMHSHRSPDKRTCHWGFESAKWHCYLHVNQKYLGTPEEKKLKIILEEMKEKFSMRNGKRIQSKTDTPSGMELPSWYPVIKQEGDHVPQTHSFLHPSYYLYMCDKVVAPNVSLTSAASQSKEATKAETSKSTSKQSEKPHESSQHQKTVSYPDVSLEEQEKMDLKTSRELYSCLDSSISNNSTSRKKSESAVCSLVRGTSKRDSEDSSPLLVRDGEDDKGKIMEDVMRTYVRQQEKLNSILQRKQQLQMEVEMLSSSKAMKELTEEQQNLQKELESLQSEHAQRMEEFYIEQRDLEKKLEQVMQQKCTCDSTLEKDREAEYAAQLAELRQRLDHAEADRQELQDELRQEREARQKLEMMIKELKLQIGKSSKPSKD
- the Skil gene encoding ski-like protein isoform b (isoform b is encoded by transcript variant 2), which encodes MENLQSKFSLVQGSNKKLNGMEDDGSPPVKKMMTDIHANGKTLTKVKKEHLDDYGDASVEPDGEHAKRNRVSLPETLNLNPSLKHTLAQFHLSSQSSLGGPAAFSARYSQESMSPTVFLPLPSPQVLPGPLLIPSDSSTELTQTLLEGESISCFQVGGEKRLCLPQVLNSVLREFSLQQINTVCDELYIYCSRCTSDQLHILKVLGILPFNAPSCGLITLTDAQRLCNALLRPRTFPQNGSILPAKSSLAQLKETGSAFEVEHECLGKCQGLFAPQFYVQPDAPCIQCLECCGMFAPQTFVMHSHRSPDKRTCHWGFESAKWHCYLHVNQKYLGTPEEKKLKIILEEMKEKFSMRNGKRIQSKTDTPSGMELPSWYPVIKQEGDHVPQTHSFLHPSYYLYMCDKVVAPNVSLTSAASQSKEATKAETNSSISNNSTSRKKSESAVCSLVRGTSKRDSEDSSPLLVRDGEDDKGKIMEDVMRTYVRQQEKLNSILQRKQQLQMEVEMLSSSKAMKELTEEQQNLQKELESLQSEHAQRMEEFYIEQRDLEKKLEQVMQQKCTCDSTLEKDREAEYAAQLAELRQRLDHAEADRQELQDELRQEREARQKLEMMIKELKLQIGKSSKPSKD
- the Skil gene encoding ski-like protein isoform c (isoform c is encoded by transcript variant 3); this translates as MENLQSKFSLVQGSNKKLNGMEDDGSPPVKKMMTDIHANGKTLTKVLPGPLLIPSDSSTELTQTLLEGESISCFQVGGEKRLCLPQVLNSVLREFSLQQINTVCDELYIYCSRCTSDQLHILKVLGILPFNAPSCGLITLTDAQRLCNALLRPRTFPQNGSILPAKSSLAQLKETGSAFEVEHECLGKCQGLFAPQFYVQPDAPCIQCLECCGMFAPQTFVMHSHRSPDKRTCHWGFESAKWHCYLHVNQKYLGTPEEKKLKIILEEMKEKFSMRNGKRIQSKTDTPSGMELPSWYPVIKQEGDHVPQTHSFLHPSYYLYMCDKVVAPNVSLTSAASQSKEATKAETNSSISNNSTSRKKSESAVCSLVRGTSKRDSEDSSPLLVRDGEDDKGKIMEDVMRTYVRQQEKLNSILQRKQQLQMEVEMLSSSKAMKELTEEQQNLQKELESLQSEHAQRMEEFYIEQRDLEKKLEQVMQQKCTCDSTLEKDREAEYAAQLAELRQRLDHAEADRQELQDELRQEREARQKLEMMIKELKLQIGKSSKPSKD